The following are encoded together in the Flavobacterium sp. TR2 genome:
- a CDS encoding Nif3-like dinuclear metal center hexameric protein, with protein sequence MKIKNIISALEEMAPLAYAEDFDNVGLLVGNSETECTGVLVCHDALENVIDEAVAKNCNLVVCFHPILFSGIKKITGKNYVERAILKAIKNDISIFAVHTALDNHSQGVNKIFCDALGLTNTKILVPKNNFIQKLVTYTVPDNADKVRKALFEAGAGTIGNYDNCSFNSEGTGTYKGNSESNPVIGERHELTETQEIKIEVTFEKYLQSRILKALFANHIYEEVAYEIYNLENAHQNIGLGMIGEFETEMNEKDFLHFVKDKMIANGIRHSAFLGKKIKKVAVLGGSGSFAIKNAISAGADAFLTADLKYHQFYEAENKLLLADIGHFESERYTKNYIVDYLRKKILNFAIILSEENTNPVKYL encoded by the coding sequence ATGAAAATCAAAAATATAATATCTGCTCTTGAAGAAATGGCACCTTTGGCTTACGCCGAAGATTTTGACAATGTCGGGCTTTTAGTTGGAAATTCTGAAACCGAATGCACAGGCGTTTTGGTCTGTCATGATGCCTTAGAAAATGTAATTGACGAAGCCGTTGCTAAAAACTGCAATTTGGTAGTTTGTTTTCATCCGATTCTGTTTTCAGGAATTAAAAAGATTACAGGTAAAAATTATGTCGAGCGTGCCATCTTAAAAGCGATCAAAAATGATATTTCCATTTTTGCAGTTCATACAGCGCTTGACAATCATTCGCAAGGAGTCAATAAAATTTTCTGCGATGCATTAGGACTTACCAACACCAAAATACTGGTTCCTAAAAATAATTTCATTCAAAAACTTGTCACTTATACCGTTCCCGACAATGCCGATAAAGTTAGAAAAGCATTATTTGAGGCAGGTGCAGGAACAATTGGCAACTACGATAATTGCAGTTTTAACTCTGAAGGAACTGGAACATACAAAGGAAATTCTGAAAGTAATCCTGTAATTGGCGAGCGTCATGAACTGACCGAAACTCAAGAAATCAAAATCGAAGTTACGTTTGAAAAATATTTGCAATCCCGCATTTTAAAAGCGCTTTTTGCCAATCACATTTACGAAGAAGTAGCGTACGAAATTTACAATCTCGAAAACGCACACCAAAATATTGGCTTAGGCATGATTGGCGAATTTGAAACTGAAATGAATGAAAAAGACTTTCTGCATTTTGTAAAAGATAAAATGATTGCCAACGGAATTCGCCATTCTGCTTTTTTAGGCAAAAAAATAAAAAAAGTAGCTGTTCTAGGAGGCTCAGGAAGTTTTGCCATTAAAAACGCAATTAGTGCCGGAGCCGATGCTTTTTTGACTGCCGATTTGAAGTATCATCAGTTTTACGAAGCTGAAAACAAGCTGCTTTTGGCGGATATTGGTCATTTTGAGAGCGAACGCTATACAAAAAATTATATTGTTGATTATCTTCGAAAAAAAATTCTTAATTTTGCAATCATTTTATCGGAAGAAAATACAAATCCAGTTAAGTACTTATAA
- a CDS encoding zinc ribbon domain-containing protein produces the protein MTNTKELSVEDKLRAIYDLQLIDSRIDEIRNVRGELPLEVEDLEDEVAGLSTRSEKLKGELEVIEEQIKAKKIAIEEHKEVIKKYTKQQESVRNNREFNSLTKEVEFQELEIQLAEKQIKEMKASIEHKKEVISNLKEKLDAKSSHLKHKKSELDAIMAETQKEEAFLTEKSAEYAAQIEERLLAAYNRIRSSVRNGLAVVSIERGASAGSFFTIPPQTQVEIASRKKIITDEHSGRILVDTQLAEEEKEKMEQLFAKF, from the coding sequence ATGACGAATACGAAAGAATTAAGTGTTGAGGACAAGTTAAGAGCAATATACGATTTACAGCTTATTGACTCTAGAATTGACGAAATCAGAAACGTTAGAGGAGAACTTCCTTTAGAGGTTGAAGATTTAGAAGATGAAGTTGCAGGTTTGAGCACTCGTTCAGAGAAACTGAAAGGTGAACTTGAAGTGATTGAGGAGCAAATCAAAGCAAAGAAAATTGCTATTGAGGAGCATAAAGAGGTTATTAAAAAGTACACTAAACAACAAGAATCGGTACGTAACAACAGAGAATTTAATTCTTTGACAAAAGAAGTTGAATTTCAAGAATTAGAAATTCAATTGGCTGAAAAGCAAATCAAAGAAATGAAAGCTTCTATCGAGCACAAAAAAGAAGTTATTTCTAACTTAAAAGAAAAACTTGACGCTAAAAGCTCTCATTTGAAACATAAAAAATCTGAATTGGATGCTATTATGGCTGAAACTCAGAAAGAAGAGGCTTTCTTAACTGAAAAATCTGCTGAGTATGCTGCACAAATCGAAGAAAGATTATTAGCCGCTTACAACAGAATCAGAAGCAGTGTTCGTAACGGATTGGCTGTAGTTTCTATCGAAAGAGGAGCTTCTGCTGGATCTTTCTTTACAATTCCACCACAAACTCAGGTAGAAATTGCTTCAAGAAAGAAAATCATCACAGATGAGCACTCTGGAAGAATCTTAGTTGACACTCAATTAGCTGAAGAAGAAAAAGAGAAAATGGAACAACTGTTCGCAAAATTCTAA